The Cyclobacterium amurskyense genome contains the following window.
AAAGAAAATTTAACAAACAACCGAAATTGCATATCAAAACTGGTGATACCGTATTGGTGATCGCAGGAGATGATAAAAGCAAACAAGGTAAGATCCTTTCTGTTGACCGAGCCAAAAGAAGGGCAATAGTAGAAGGTTTAAATATGGTAACCAAACATATAAAACCTACAACTAACTCTCCTCAAGGTGGTATAGAAAAGAAAGAGGCTCCCATTCATATCAGTAACCTTAAATTGGTAGATCCTAAAACAGGAGACGCTACCAGGATAGGTCGAAAAAAGAATGAGGACGGAAAATTAGTAAGATACTCTAAGAAAACCGGGGAGGTGATCAATGGCTAAACCTAGATTAAAAGAAAAATTCGACAACGAAATCAAATCTGAATTGAAAGATAAATTTCAATTCGGAAGTGTGATGCAAGTACCTCAATTGACAAAAATTGTCTTGAACAAAGGTATTGGTGCTGCTGTGGCAGACAAAAAGTTGGTCGATCAAGGAGTTGAAGAA
Protein-coding sequences here:
- the rplX gene encoding 50S ribosomal protein L24, whose protein sequence is MERKFNKQPKLHIKTGDTVLVIAGDDKSKQGKILSVDRAKRRAIVEGLNMVTKHIKPTTNSPQGGIEKKEAPIHISNLKLVDPKTGDATRIGRKKNEDGKLVRYSKKTGEVING